A DNA window from Acropora palmata chromosome 12, jaAcrPala1.3, whole genome shotgun sequence contains the following coding sequences:
- the LOC141859780 gene encoding uncharacterized protein LOC141859780 has protein sequence MHVLKGLTSCLRIVTSFAAAIGSIPEVPAESCNEVKTSEKGRDGKYWLLSVIPGTPMYAYCNMTTGDVDQCTASTPVCGLHFNCTNTLGSYRCEYDHSCCQGILDYGKQNNLNPSDGLYTLSTNSTLFQVYCDMTSSGQAWTLIARFSNNDAKNWMEDSGEWWYDKSVGVGDIADPSVNTDMLSPAFWLVGGREFKITRSDDPEHIALLQTTGDCLAGQTFRAKITSYGNFRDGRVWASNDCQGNCNVQYGGQFQTTDGFGQATCDGSIQKATQVGFWCDWGDGDGAVLMISGGGKDCQRADHGIAITEADQASFFSGGQGEHDFGDGKASARSKT, from the exons ATGCATGTTTTAAAGGGCCTCACTTCATGTTTGCGTATTGTCACATCCTTTGCAGCTGCCATAGGTTCAATTCCTGAAGTGCCTGCTGAGTCTTGCAACGAAGTGAAAACGAGTGAAAAGGGGCGTGACGGCAAATACTGGCTATTGTCTGTCATTCCAGGAACACCCATGTATGCTTACTGTAACATGACGACCGGAG aCGTTGACCAATGCACAGCATCGACGCCCGTCTGTGGCCTACACTTCAATTGCACCAATACACTGGGCTCCTACCGGTGCGAATACGATCACAGCTGCTGTCAGG GAATACTTGACTATGGAAAGCAGAATAATCTCAATCCTAGTGACGGGTTATACACGTTATCGACGAACTCCACTTTATTTCAG GTCTATTGTGATATGACAAGTTCTGGCCAAGCTTGGACTCTCATTGCACGGTTCTCAAACAATGATGCCAAAAATTGGATGGAAGACAGTGGAGAGTGGTGGTACGATAAGAGTGTAGGGGTTGGAGATATAGCGGACCCATCAGTTAACACAGACATGCTCTCGCCAGCATTCTGGTTGGTCGGGGGCCGCGAATTCAAGATCACGCGCAGTGATGATCCTGAGCACATCGCGTTGTTGCAGACCACAGGTGACTGTCTCGCTGGACAGACATTCCGAGCGAAAATCACCAGTTATGGTAACTTTAGAGATGGTAGAGTTTGGGCAAGTAATGACTGCCAGGGAAATTGCAATGTTCAATATGGCGGCCAGTTTCAAACAACCGATGGATTCGGACAAGCTACATGCGATGGATCGATTCAAAAGGCAACACAAGTTGGCTTCTGGTGCGACTGGGGAGATGGTGATGGAGCGGTGTTGATGATTAGTGGAGGAGGCAAAGATTGTCAACGGGCAGATCACGGGATCGCAATAACCGAAGCAGATCAGGCCTCTTTCTTCAGTGGGGGGCAGGGAGAACATGATTTTGGTGATGGGAAGGCCAGCGCAAGAAGCAAGACCtag